In the Candidatus Nitrospira nitrificans genome, one interval contains:
- a CDS encoding TonB-dependent receptor, which yields MFVKPVLNATFVTIVVAVVGGMLSVSQAADSEQAKTIKGVVQQQDLRRVPQAAIEVKNQAGDLVSSGFSNDAGEFKVAVPESGTYSVSAVQETYRSEYVVLTLGEEPVNPVTLTLSKTKEVSLEVVSPLPPIQTKASSETYSLSRKEIDILPRGNNNDLHDVLLTIPGAAYGSLKQVHIRQDHANLQLRIDGVPIPDAVSSTFSDVITPRAWERADIVLGGMEANVGNKTAALIDITTKSGTKPGFGSVQMFGGSNKTINPSFEYGGTIGEKFRYYFLNSHTATNRGIEPPTLGHSIFHGQSERNQTMFRGDYQYDNNNNITLLFLNSIAKYQIPTSPGLEVNPTILGLLPGGFTPVPSEMIDENQKENNQYGHLVWRHDINTRNFFSLAGYFRHTRATFRTDPLNVLAYVPDEAEPFSAGSQDRTGYSGGVRLDYTFVHSKEHLIKAGFQVDRTQAINKTRLFTFLDDGAGNPTGGMVNAGGDNRLVGWRQEFWIQDQWTPNEHWTLNIGLRADTVQYLRDEGQISPRVGVTYRHNSANAFHAYYGRLFTPPNLERVAFASLHTEGTKAAPEDITNNQPRAERAHYFQIGSVHALTDWATLQLTGYYKLANYLSDAHQLGTTPLLNSIAFERGWTRGADAALKVWFMENLTGRANIAWGQCKGYGLQSGHNLVHVEEIADINSRSGVHCDHQQTLTASGILSYRLFERTTLTGQVLFASGLRAAEEGAKTNSSHSPTYTIYNFSISHVIPLPWHGQKFLIGFDIVNALDQKYFINQGEGSIGLGVSHAGMPRSFFFRGQWFF from the coding sequence ATGTTTGTGAAACCTGTATTGAATGCCACGTTTGTGACGATCGTGGTGGCGGTCGTTGGGGGAATGTTGTCGGTCAGTCAGGCGGCCGACAGCGAGCAAGCCAAGACGATCAAGGGAGTCGTGCAACAACAGGACCTTCGGCGTGTGCCGCAGGCCGCTATCGAGGTGAAGAATCAAGCAGGTGATCTGGTGTCATCCGGATTCTCGAACGATGCCGGCGAATTCAAAGTCGCCGTCCCCGAGAGCGGTACCTACTCCGTCAGCGCCGTGCAGGAGACCTATCGAAGCGAATATGTCGTATTGACGCTCGGCGAGGAGCCGGTGAATCCTGTCACCCTGACGCTCTCCAAGACCAAAGAGGTGTCGTTGGAGGTCGTTTCACCATTACCCCCCATCCAGACCAAGGCGTCCAGCGAGACCTATTCACTCAGCCGGAAGGAAATCGATATTCTTCCGCGAGGCAATAACAACGACTTACACGACGTGTTGCTGACGATCCCGGGCGCGGCCTATGGATCGTTGAAACAGGTTCATATCAGGCAGGACCATGCGAATCTCCAGCTCAGGATCGATGGAGTGCCGATTCCCGATGCGGTCTCCTCGACCTTTTCCGATGTCATCACGCCACGGGCGTGGGAGCGGGCCGATATCGTACTGGGCGGGATGGAAGCCAATGTGGGAAATAAAACAGCTGCGCTCATCGACATTACGACGAAGAGCGGCACGAAGCCGGGATTTGGGTCGGTCCAAATGTTCGGCGGGTCGAATAAGACGATCAACCCGTCATTTGAGTATGGAGGCACGATCGGTGAGAAGTTCCGCTATTACTTCTTGAACAGCCATACGGCGACGAATCGAGGGATCGAGCCGCCGACCCTCGGGCACTCCATTTTTCACGGGCAGAGCGAGCGGAACCAGACCATGTTTCGCGGCGACTATCAGTACGACAATAACAATAATATTACCCTGTTGTTCTTGAACTCCATCGCGAAATATCAGATTCCGACGTCCCCTGGACTTGAGGTGAACCCGACTATTCTCGGCTTGTTGCCCGGAGGATTTACGCCGGTGCCATCGGAAATGATAGATGAAAATCAAAAGGAAAATAACCAATACGGCCACCTTGTGTGGCGGCACGACATCAACACCCGAAACTTTTTCAGTTTGGCCGGGTATTTTCGTCACACGAGAGCCACCTTTAGAACCGATCCGTTGAATGTGCTCGCCTATGTTCCGGATGAAGCCGAACCCTTTTCAGCCGGAAGCCAAGATCGCACGGGCTATTCAGGTGGCGTGCGGTTGGACTACACATTCGTCCATAGTAAAGAGCATTTGATCAAAGCAGGGTTCCAGGTTGATCGGACCCAGGCGATCAACAAGACGAGACTGTTTACCTTTCTCGATGACGGCGCGGGAAACCCGACCGGAGGCATGGTCAACGCCGGTGGCGACAACCGGCTCGTCGGGTGGCGACAGGAGTTCTGGATTCAAGATCAGTGGACGCCGAATGAACATTGGACCTTGAACATCGGGCTCCGTGCGGACACGGTACAGTACCTTCGCGACGAGGGGCAAATCAGCCCCAGGGTCGGTGTCACATACCGACACAACTCGGCCAACGCGTTTCACGCATACTACGGCAGGCTATTTACTCCCCCGAATCTCGAGCGAGTGGCCTTTGCCAGCTTGCATACAGAGGGCACGAAGGCGGCTCCGGAAGATATCACCAATAATCAGCCGCGGGCCGAGCGGGCCCATTACTTCCAAATCGGCAGCGTCCATGCGCTCACGGATTGGGCGACCCTCCAGCTCACGGGGTATTATAAGCTCGCCAATTATCTTTCGGACGCGCACCAGTTAGGAACGACTCCCTTGCTGAACTCTATTGCCTTTGAACGGGGATGGACCAGGGGGGCCGATGCCGCGCTCAAGGTCTGGTTCATGGAGAATCTGACGGGTCGCGCCAACATCGCCTGGGGACAGTGTAAGGGGTATGGTTTGCAGTCCGGGCATAATCTGGTGCATGTTGAAGAAATCGCCGATATCAATTCGCGCAGCGGCGTCCATTGCGACCATCAGCAGACGCTGACTGCCTCGGGGATCTTGAGTTATCGGTTGTTCGAGCGAACCACCCTCACCGGTCAAGTGTTGTTTGCGTCGGGACTGCGGGCGGCAGAGGAAGGCGCAAAGACCAATTCGAGCCATAGCCCGACCTACACGATTTATAACTTTTCGATCAGCCATGTCATTCCATTGCCCTGGCATGGTCAGAAGTTCTTGATCGGGTTCGATATCGTGAATGCGTTGGACCAAAAGTACTTCATCAATCAGGGCGAAGGCAGCATCGGTCTTGGTGTCTCCCATGCCGGGATGCCGCGGTCCTTCTTCTTCCGCGGGCAATGGTTCTTTTGA
- a CDS encoding 3-deoxy-7-phosphoheptulonate synthase: MNRPIDNQHVIEIKALPSPRAIKTKLPITDQAAALVVETREAIRRILHGEDRDRLLVIVGPCSIHDPDAAYEYAGKLKPIADALRDRFLIVMRTYFEKPRTTIGWKGLINDPRLDGTCDIAAGMELAREILLRINQLGLPCGTELLDPISPQYVADLISWAAIGARTTESQTHREMASGVSMPVGFKNGTEGSLQVAINAMTSARAPHNFVGINADGQTAIIKTMGNPDRHLVLRGGGGRTNYEAQDVIKAEAAVAGEGIARPIMIDCSHDNSKKDHTRQGFVAREVLQQFREGRQSIMGFMLESNLNPGKQAWKEGVALQHGVSITDACLGWDETERLLIELATVLTPKPVS; this comes from the coding sequence ATGAATAGGCCGATCGACAATCAACACGTCATTGAAATCAAAGCGCTCCCCTCTCCTCGCGCCATTAAGACCAAACTCCCGATTACCGATCAGGCTGCGGCGCTCGTCGTGGAAACCAGAGAAGCCATTCGTCGCATTCTTCATGGAGAAGACCGCGACCGGCTCCTGGTCATCGTCGGTCCGTGCTCCATCCATGACCCCGATGCCGCCTATGAATATGCCGGCAAACTGAAGCCCATCGCCGATGCCTTGCGTGACCGTTTCCTCATTGTCATGCGAACCTACTTCGAAAAGCCGAGAACCACCATCGGATGGAAAGGACTCATCAACGACCCGCGTCTCGACGGCACCTGCGACATCGCCGCAGGGATGGAACTCGCGAGAGAGATTCTCCTCAGGATCAATCAATTAGGCCTTCCTTGCGGAACGGAATTGCTCGATCCCATCAGTCCTCAATACGTCGCCGACCTCATCAGTTGGGCGGCCATCGGGGCCCGCACCACGGAAAGCCAAACCCATCGTGAAATGGCCAGCGGGGTCTCCATGCCCGTTGGATTCAAGAATGGGACGGAAGGCAGTTTGCAGGTCGCCATCAACGCCATGACGTCCGCCCGCGCCCCGCACAATTTCGTCGGCATCAATGCCGACGGCCAGACTGCCATCATCAAGACCATGGGCAACCCTGATCGCCATCTCGTGCTCCGCGGCGGAGGCGGACGAACGAACTACGAAGCACAGGATGTCATCAAAGCCGAGGCCGCGGTCGCCGGAGAAGGGATCGCCCGCCCGATCATGATCGACTGTTCGCATGACAATTCCAAGAAGGATCACACTCGCCAGGGATTTGTAGCTCGCGAAGTCTTGCAGCAATTTCGGGAGGGCCGCCAGTCCATCATGGGTTTCATGCTCGAAAGCAACCTGAATCCCGGCAAACAAGCCTGGAAGGAGGGTGTCGCCCTTCAGCATGGGGTTTCTATTACTGACGCCTGTCTCGGCTGGGACGAAACCGAGCGTCTCCTGATCGAACTTGCGACGGTCCTCACCCCCAAGCCGGTCTCGTGA
- a CDS encoding TatD family hydrolase yields the protein MLIDTHTHLDDARYNDDREAVIARAREAGVDAFVSIGCDLTTSRAAVALTDHYPFVYASVGVHPHEVKHIQHDWYDEFRSLAKSGRVVAYGEIGLDYHYNHSSPKEQRDRFREQIQLARELALPVIIHTREAQEDTVAILREENASEIGGVFHCFSGDAWLAKKALDLGFHLSFSGILTFQNAAALREIAKNTPLDRLLIETDCPYLTPVPYRGKRNEPAYVSQVAKQLAAIHPELSLEEIERRTTDNATQLFKIA from the coding sequence ATGTTGATCGACACCCACACACATCTTGATGATGCGCGCTACAACGACGACCGGGAGGCGGTCATCGCCCGTGCGCGGGAAGCCGGAGTCGACGCGTTCGTCTCCATCGGCTGTGATCTGACGACCAGTCGAGCGGCCGTCGCGCTCACCGATCACTATCCCTTTGTGTACGCCTCCGTCGGAGTCCATCCACACGAGGTCAAGCATATCCAGCACGACTGGTATGATGAGTTCCGCAGCTTGGCCAAGAGCGGCAGAGTCGTGGCCTATGGGGAAATCGGGCTCGACTACCACTACAACCATTCCTCGCCAAAAGAACAGCGTGACCGGTTCCGCGAACAGATTCAGCTCGCCCGCGAACTCGCGCTACCCGTGATCATTCACACGAGAGAAGCGCAGGAAGATACGGTTGCCATTCTAAGGGAGGAGAACGCGTCTGAAATCGGCGGGGTCTTTCACTGCTTTTCCGGGGATGCTTGGCTGGCGAAGAAAGCCCTTGATTTGGGATTTCATCTGTCGTTTTCGGGAATCCTGACGTTTCAGAACGCGGCGGCGCTACGCGAGATCGCCAAGAATACCCCGTTGGATCGCCTGCTCATCGAAACCGATTGCCCATACCTGACGCCTGTTCCCTATCGAGGCAAACGCAATGAACCGGCGTATGTGTCACAGGTGGCGAAGCAACTCGCGGCTATTCATCCGGAACTCTCGTTGGAAGAGATTGAAAGACGAACGACCGACAATGCAACGCAGCTGTTCAAAATCGCTTGA
- a CDS encoding NYN domain-containing protein, with amino-acid sequence MPTHLIIDGYNVLAGAGRFPTDLESARDALLHELAAYRHRKSHVITVVFDGWQQGQPSERREHRAGVQVIYSKRGERADQVIQRLAREYGTDCAVVSSDHEIVNAARAHGALVMTAREFSDKLRVSSSIGGAMPYKELDTGADVRSTRGSEKKGNPRKLPKSQRQRARRLKRF; translated from the coding sequence ATGCCGACGCATCTCATCATTGACGGGTATAACGTGCTGGCCGGCGCCGGACGTTTTCCGACGGACCTCGAATCGGCCCGCGACGCGTTGCTGCATGAGTTGGCCGCCTATCGGCACCGGAAGAGCCATGTCATCACCGTCGTATTCGATGGCTGGCAACAGGGCCAGCCGTCCGAACGGCGGGAGCATCGAGCCGGAGTCCAGGTGATCTATTCAAAACGGGGTGAGCGGGCGGATCAAGTCATCCAACGCTTGGCGCGAGAGTACGGGACCGACTGCGCGGTCGTCAGTTCCGACCACGAGATCGTAAATGCGGCCAGAGCTCATGGGGCCTTGGTCATGACAGCGCGGGAATTTTCGGACAAGCTGCGCGTGTCATCGAGCATAGGCGGCGCCATGCCATATAAAGAACTCGATACAGGAGCCGATGTTCGCTCAACGCGGGGATCGGAGAAGAAGGGGAATCCTCGCAAACTGCCGAAATCCCAGCGACAACGCGCGCGCCGGCTCAAGCGATTTTGA
- a CDS encoding N-acetylmuramoyl-L-alanine amidase, whose protein sequence is MHRRKPRLLSIKSLTLVSFTAILFLSAYGLMIQAAWAWSSDDQYPLPVRSSEQSRVKGTTTSLAPVTVRNFRVMTSPEKTRLVLDLDRHTTVTEQRAANPSRVVIALPNAWLSQTAQTKATNGTIPSPFMVSQLPSHAVAVSLPITSFRTYKHFTLSHPPRLVIDVTPHGTQASPYRLDPREVPQRPAPPSSQPVTSRAKGYTTVVIDPGHGGKDPGARGLQKTEEKDITLKVGLQLRELLSKQPGMRVLMTRDRDVFIELEDRAKFANSSEADLFVSIHVNSHPSRLVKGIEIYHFGEAKDQRALEVAARENGTPIINTGVGWEYLVADLLTAKKIEESLELAWNAKEAMVSQMNGPYVVNDHGVKTAPFYVLRFTSMPSILAEIAYISNPDEEDLLRKPAFVRDVAQSLYHGIVSFLTNNRPDIR, encoded by the coding sequence ATGCATAGACGAAAGCCTCGACTGCTTTCAATCAAATCCCTCACCCTCGTCTCGTTCACTGCCATCCTCTTCCTCTCCGCATATGGGCTTATGATCCAAGCCGCCTGGGCCTGGTCCTCCGATGATCAGTATCCGTTGCCGGTGCGGTCGTCGGAACAAAGCCGCGTCAAAGGAACGACCACTTCCCTTGCTCCCGTAACCGTTCGCAATTTCCGTGTGATGACAAGCCCGGAGAAGACCAGACTCGTGTTGGATCTCGATCGTCACACCACGGTCACGGAACAGCGAGCGGCCAATCCGAGTCGTGTGGTCATCGCCCTTCCCAACGCCTGGCTCAGCCAAACCGCGCAAACGAAGGCGACGAATGGGACCATCCCGTCACCCTTCATGGTCTCTCAACTGCCCTCGCACGCTGTCGCGGTATCTCTTCCGATCACGTCGTTCCGGACCTATAAGCACTTCACGCTTTCCCACCCGCCTCGCTTGGTCATTGACGTGACTCCGCACGGCACACAAGCATCTCCTTACCGGCTTGATCCACGCGAAGTCCCTCAGCGGCCGGCTCCCCCCTCCTCCCAACCCGTTACATCGCGAGCCAAGGGATACACAACCGTTGTGATCGATCCAGGCCATGGGGGGAAGGATCCGGGCGCACGGGGGCTCCAAAAAACCGAGGAGAAGGATATTACCCTCAAGGTAGGACTCCAGCTTCGTGAACTTCTGAGCAAGCAGCCCGGCATGCGCGTGTTGATGACCCGAGATCGTGATGTGTTCATTGAGTTGGAAGATCGGGCCAAGTTTGCAAACAGCAGCGAAGCCGATCTCTTCGTCTCCATCCATGTCAACTCGCACCCGTCACGCCTGGTCAAAGGAATTGAAATCTATCACTTCGGTGAGGCCAAGGATCAGCGAGCGCTTGAGGTCGCGGCGCGGGAGAACGGCACTCCCATCATCAACACCGGGGTCGGATGGGAATACCTCGTGGCGGATCTCTTAACGGCAAAGAAAATCGAGGAATCCCTGGAGCTCGCGTGGAACGCGAAAGAGGCCATGGTCTCCCAAATGAACGGCCCATACGTGGTCAACGACCATGGCGTCAAGACGGCACCCTTTTATGTCTTGAGGTTCACGAGCATGCCCAGCATCCTGGCCGAGATCGCCTACATTTCCAACCCCGACGAAGAAGATCTCCTCAGAAAACCGGCGTTCGTCCGCGATGTCGCTCAATCCCTCTACCATGGTATTGTTTCATTTCTGACCAACAATCGACCGGACATCCGATGA
- the truA gene encoding tRNA pseudouridine(38-40) synthase TruA translates to MPIVKLTLEYDGTAYAGWQRQPDQPTIQEAVEAAITGVTQINAPVIGAGRTDAGVHALGQVASFRIDRDMTPRGWTRALNAHLPKSIVVRSVALMPDTFHARHSAKGKLYEYRILNRPERPAVERDYCWHIHQPLDDAAMNLAGLALIGSHDFSSFQTQPTDNDDPVCHLQRFMVFRESDRLRIEAYADRFLKQMIRSIVGTLVEVGLNKRAPDSLKTILHARNRSAAGKTAPPQGLFLVRVDYDGAITNMEGQKLPA, encoded by the coding sequence ATGCCCATCGTCAAACTGACCCTCGAATATGACGGCACGGCCTACGCCGGCTGGCAACGTCAGCCCGATCAGCCGACGATTCAAGAAGCCGTCGAAGCGGCCATCACAGGCGTCACTCAGATCAACGCCCCGGTCATCGGGGCCGGACGCACCGATGCGGGAGTGCACGCGCTTGGACAGGTGGCGAGTTTCCGTATCGACCGCGACATGACGCCGCGAGGATGGACAAGGGCGCTGAACGCCCATCTCCCAAAGAGTATCGTGGTGCGATCAGTCGCGCTCATGCCGGACACATTCCACGCGAGACATTCGGCCAAGGGCAAACTGTATGAATACCGTATTCTGAACCGCCCGGAACGTCCGGCGGTTGAGCGTGACTACTGCTGGCATATCCATCAACCGCTCGACGACGCGGCGATGAATCTTGCGGGGCTGGCGCTGATCGGCTCGCACGATTTTTCTTCGTTCCAGACACAACCCACCGACAACGACGATCCCGTCTGCCATCTCCAACGATTCATGGTCTTCCGAGAAAGCGATCGGCTGCGAATCGAAGCCTATGCCGACCGGTTCCTGAAACAGATGATCCGCTCCATCGTCGGAACACTCGTGGAGGTTGGCCTGAACAAACGCGCCCCTGACAGCCTGAAGACGATCCTGCATGCCCGCAACCGTTCCGCCGCCGGAAAGACGGCTCCTCCGCAAGGACTGTTTTTAGTGCGCGTCGATTACGATGGAGCCATCACAAACATGGAGGGTCAAAAATTGCCGGCCTGA
- the aepX gene encoding phosphoenolpyruvate mutase, whose translation MSSTPPLTSSSQFRKLLLSEQLEFICEAHNGLSAKIVQEAGFRGIWASGLSISAQFGVRDNNEASWTQVLENLEFMSDAATIPILLDGDTGYGNFNNMQRLVRKLEQRRIAAVCIEDKLFPKTNSFIKGDAQPMADMQEFCGKIKAGKDAQTDPDFCIIARVEAFICGWGLAEALRRAEAYRQAGADGILIHSALSVPDEILAFKQEWGNRCPVVIVPTKYYATPTDVFRQHGFAMVIWANHMLRSAVTAMQKTARTLKEQEHLLSIEDKVAPVSEIFRLQNAAELQDAEDRYLPRGAENTRAIVLAASRGEELRELTEHQPKTMVKIQGTPILAHIVDAYNAVGIKDITVVRGYKKEAVTLPNLTYLDNDDFADTGELDSLHKALRAQKGQAKDLIISYGDVLFNTYIPEALCREKEDFVIFVDSDWQNQSSYARLGGFAECSLPNSKKAFNARIYLKQLGNTVPRESTHGVWMGFLKVSAAGAGQLQAILAAMMADPANRKAGIPQLLQDLLKRNLPIRVVYTVGHWLDINSLDDVVQAGNF comes from the coding sequence ATGAGTTCTACACCACCCCTCACATCATCGAGCCAATTTAGGAAGCTCCTCTTGTCGGAGCAGTTGGAATTCATCTGCGAAGCGCATAACGGTCTCAGCGCGAAGATCGTTCAAGAAGCCGGCTTTCGAGGCATTTGGGCCAGCGGCCTGTCTATCTCGGCCCAATTCGGTGTCCGTGACAACAACGAAGCCAGCTGGACTCAAGTTCTGGAGAATCTGGAATTCATGTCCGATGCGGCCACGATTCCCATTCTTCTCGACGGTGATACGGGATACGGCAACTTCAATAACATGCAGCGTCTGGTCCGCAAGCTTGAGCAGCGTCGCATTGCGGCGGTTTGCATCGAAGACAAGCTGTTCCCCAAGACGAATAGTTTCATCAAGGGGGACGCTCAGCCCATGGCGGACATGCAAGAGTTTTGCGGCAAGATCAAAGCCGGGAAAGATGCTCAAACCGATCCTGACTTTTGCATTATCGCGAGAGTGGAAGCCTTCATTTGCGGGTGGGGATTGGCGGAAGCTCTCCGCCGAGCCGAGGCGTATCGTCAGGCAGGCGCGGACGGCATCCTCATTCATAGCGCCTTGTCGGTGCCGGATGAGATCCTAGCGTTCAAGCAGGAATGGGGAAACCGATGTCCCGTTGTGATCGTTCCGACCAAATATTACGCCACGCCGACCGATGTGTTTCGGCAGCATGGATTTGCGATGGTGATTTGGGCGAACCATATGCTGCGATCCGCCGTGACCGCGATGCAGAAAACCGCGCGGACATTAAAGGAGCAGGAGCACCTGCTCTCCATCGAAGACAAGGTCGCGCCGGTTTCTGAAATCTTCCGCCTACAAAATGCCGCAGAACTGCAAGATGCCGAAGATCGTTATCTTCCCAGAGGCGCCGAAAACACCCGCGCTATCGTATTGGCCGCCTCTCGTGGCGAAGAACTCCGGGAACTGACGGAACACCAGCCCAAGACGATGGTGAAAATACAGGGGACGCCGATTCTTGCCCACATCGTGGACGCCTATAATGCCGTGGGGATCAAGGATATCACGGTCGTCCGTGGTTATAAGAAGGAGGCGGTGACGCTGCCGAACCTGACCTATCTCGACAACGATGACTTTGCCGACACCGGCGAGCTCGACTCGCTGCATAAAGCCCTGCGCGCACAGAAGGGCCAGGCCAAAGATCTGATCATTTCCTACGGCGACGTGCTGTTCAATACGTACATCCCTGAGGCGCTCTGCCGGGAGAAAGAGGACTTCGTGATCTTCGTGGACAGCGATTGGCAGAACCAAAGCAGTTATGCGCGCCTGGGCGGCTTTGCGGAATGTTCCTTGCCGAATTCGAAGAAAGCCTTCAATGCCAGGATCTATCTCAAGCAATTAGGCAATACGGTGCCCAGGGAAAGCACCCATGGAGTCTGGATGGGTTTTCTCAAAGTCTCCGCCGCCGGAGCCGGTCAGTTGCAGGCCATTCTCGCGGCGATGATGGCTGATCCCGCCAATCGGAAAGCCGGCATCCCTCAGCTGTTGCAGGACTTGCTCAAGCGAAATCTCCCGATTCGCGTAGTTTACACGGTGGGGCATTGGCTCGATATCAATAGCCTCGATGATGTGGTTCAGGCCGGCAATTTTTGA
- a CDS encoding PsiF family protein, which yields MRTAIRALTVTLFVLSLGATPYAVAAPQQQNKMKACNERANAKGFGEGKGDERKEFMKDCLSAKPEKDGGGKDSQQNKMKTCNKEAGEKKLKGDERKQFMSECLSN from the coding sequence ATGCGGACCGCAATCCGTGCTCTCACCGTGACGCTGTTTGTGCTTAGCCTTGGAGCGACCCCATACGCCGTCGCCGCACCTCAACAGCAGAACAAGATGAAGGCCTGCAACGAGCGGGCGAACGCGAAGGGGTTTGGTGAAGGAAAGGGAGACGAGCGGAAGGAGTTTATGAAGGACTGTCTCTCCGCCAAGCCGGAGAAAGACGGGGGCGGGAAGGACTCTCAGCAGAATAAGATGAAGACGTGCAATAAAGAGGCGGGCGAGAAGAAGCTGAAGGGTGATGAGCGGAAGCAATTCATGAGCGAGTGTCTCTCGAATTAA
- the cysE gene encoding serine O-acetyltransferase — translation MFDIIKQDLRAVFDRDPAATSKLEVILTYAGFHALLAYRIAHWLKANNVPILPRIISQLARWVTGVEIHPSAKIGTGFFIDHGMGVVIGETAEIGDYVTLFQGVTLGGTGKERGKRHPTLGNHVVVGAGAKILGGITIGDNVKIGANSVVLKNVPPNSTVIGVPGRVIKSLGERLPDATMDQVDLPDPISDRFIALEQELIELRKKVDDQSA, via the coding sequence ATGTTTGACATCATCAAACAGGATTTACGAGCCGTCTTCGATCGAGATCCAGCGGCCACGAGCAAGCTGGAAGTGATCCTGACGTATGCCGGTTTCCATGCGCTGCTGGCCTATCGCATCGCGCACTGGCTCAAGGCCAATAATGTTCCGATCCTGCCGCGGATTATTTCTCAGTTGGCCCGGTGGGTAACGGGTGTGGAGATCCATCCTTCCGCCAAGATCGGAACGGGCTTTTTCATCGACCATGGGATGGGAGTGGTGATCGGGGAAACGGCGGAAATCGGTGATTATGTGACGCTCTTTCAGGGCGTGACGTTGGGAGGGACAGGCAAGGAACGTGGGAAACGGCATCCAACGTTGGGCAACCATGTGGTGGTTGGGGCCGGGGCCAAGATCTTGGGGGGAATTACGATCGGGGACAACGTCAAGATTGGGGCCAATTCCGTCGTGTTGAAGAATGTTCCCCCCAATTCGACGGTAATCGGTGTCCCTGGTCGTGTGATCAAATCCCTGGGCGAACGGCTGCCGGATGCGACGATGGACCAGGTCGATTTGCCGGACCCCATCAGCGATCGCTTCATCGCGTTGGAGCAGGAATTGATCGAACTCCGCAAGAAAGTCGACGACCAGAGCGCCTGA
- the ispF gene encoding 2-C-methyl-D-erythritol 2,4-cyclodiphosphate synthase, translating to MRIGYGYDVHPLGPDRKLILGGIEVPHTKGLLGHSDSDVLVHAVCDALLGAMGEGDLGRHYPSSDPKYKGISSLKLLEDVMEKLSAKRYRVGNIDTVIVAQAPRLGPYLPAMQKKIAETARIDPGLVNVKVKSGEGLDAVGHEEAMIAHAVCVIEPV from the coding sequence ATGCGTATCGGTTATGGCTACGATGTCCATCCGCTTGGGCCGGACCGTAAATTGATCTTGGGAGGAATTGAGGTTCCACACACCAAGGGATTGCTCGGCCATTCCGATTCCGACGTCCTTGTCCATGCGGTGTGCGATGCCTTATTGGGGGCGATGGGGGAGGGCGATCTCGGCCGGCACTATCCAAGCTCCGACCCCAAGTACAAGGGGATCTCCAGCTTGAAACTATTGGAAGATGTGATGGAAAAGCTGAGCGCGAAGAGGTATCGGGTGGGCAACATCGATACCGTGATAGTGGCCCAAGCTCCTCGGCTTGGCCCATATCTTCCGGCAATGCAGAAGAAAATAGCGGAGACAGCCCGGATCGATCCCGGCCTGGTCAATGTCAAGGTGAAGAGCGGAGAGGGACTGGATGCGGTGGGACATGAAGAGGCAATGATCGCGCATGCGGTGTGTGTGATCGAACCAGTCTGA
- the ispD gene encoding 2-C-methyl-D-erythritol 4-phosphate cytidylyltransferase — translation MNTRTVALVPAAGRGLRMGGAVPKQFLALGGQPLVLHSLRVLQASSIINEIILAVPQNEMDYCLQEVVAKHHFTKVTKVVPGGHERQDSVRHALEAVHADVDVVLVHDAVRPFLTEQMVEGVVKAARAKGAAIIALPMKDTVKQVGADHVIERTIDRQSLWLAQTPQAFRRDWLLAAHRKAHAEGIRATDDAYLLEWAGHPVSVVEGSGENIKVTRPEDMVIGEAILAARSKSGQ, via the coding sequence GTGAACACTCGCACTGTCGCCCTCGTCCCTGCCGCCGGACGGGGCCTTCGCATGGGCGGCGCGGTTCCCAAACAATTTCTCGCCCTCGGCGGTCAACCGCTCGTGCTCCATTCGCTGCGTGTGCTTCAAGCCTCTTCCATCATCAATGAAATCATCCTAGCGGTTCCCCAGAACGAGATGGACTATTGCCTCCAAGAAGTCGTGGCGAAGCATCACTTTACCAAAGTGACAAAAGTGGTGCCGGGAGGACATGAGCGGCAAGACTCCGTCCGGCATGCGCTTGAGGCTGTCCATGCCGACGTCGATGTAGTGTTGGTGCATGATGCGGTTCGTCCGTTTCTCACAGAGCAGATGGTGGAAGGGGTGGTGAAGGCGGCACGGGCTAAGGGAGCGGCGATCATCGCCCTACCCATGAAGGATACCGTCAAGCAAGTGGGGGCCGACCATGTCATCGAGCGCACGATTGATCGGCAGTCATTGTGGCTGGCGCAGACCCCGCAAGCCTTCCGTCGCGACTGGTTGCTGGCCGCCCATAGGAAGGCCCATGCGGAAGGGATTCGCGCCACTGACGATGCCTATCTTCTCGAATGGGCCGGACATCCTGTGTCCGTCGTCGAGGGAAGCGGCGAAAATATCAAGGTGACGAGGCCTGAAGACATGGTGATCGGCGAAGCGATTTTAGCGGCGCGATCAAAGAGCGGTCAGTAG